The segment AAGCCGTAGGCATTGTGACGACATACATCTCGGATTATATTTTTCCGCATATTGTAAGAGGGGCTGAAGCCCGGCTTCGGGATCACGGGTATCGTCTCTTGTTATCCAGCACGGATAACAACAAAGCGAAGGAAATGGAGAGCCTGGCGCTGATGACGGGGGAGCCGCTCAGCGGCCTCATTATTGAGCCGACCAAGAGTGCAGAAGGGAATCTCAATTTGGCCTATTTCTTGTCGCTGCAGGAGAGGGGCATTCCGTTTCTTATGATCAATGAGAAATACCCGGAGCTGGAGTGCCCATGCCTGAGAGTGGATGATGAGCGGGGCGGCTACAAGGCGGCCCGTCATTTACTGGAACGGGGGCATCGCCGCCTGGCCGGCTTCTTCAAGACAGACGACCGACAGGGCGTGAACCGATTGAAGGGCTTCTTGAAGGCACACCGTGAAGCGGGAGTACATGCTACACCGGAGCTGGTCATCACCTACAGTACGGAGCAGAAGGAGCAGCAGCCCTATATGGAAGCAATCAGGCTGCTGACGACACTTGATGAGAGCCGGCGGCCCAGTGCGTTCGTATGCTACAACGACGAGCTTGCTGTGCGTTTAATTCAGGCTGTTGCGGCATGTGGACTCCGAGTTCCTGAGGATATTTCCATGATCGGCTTTGATGATTCGTCGCTTGCAGAGGCGACCGGTGT is part of the Paenibacillus algicola genome and harbors:
- a CDS encoding GntR family transcriptional regulator, producing the protein MNERKLPKYMQLKQELLSWLESGKLLPGTQFPSEHEISQQFQMSRQTVRQAFSELEKEGWLERIQGKGTFARHPHRAYSERVKAVGIVTTYISDYIFPHIVRGAEARLRDHGYRLLLSSTDNNKAKEMESLALMTGEPLSGLIIEPTKSAEGNLNLAYFLSLQERGIPFLMINEKYPELECPCLRVDDERGGYKAARHLLERGHRRLAGFFKTDDRQGVNRLKGFLKAHREAGVHATPELVITYSTEQKEQQPYMEAIRLLTTLDESRRPSAFVCYNDELAVRLIQAVAACGLRVPEDISMIGFDDSSLAEATGVKLTTLTHPKSEMGDLAARQIIAMIEEGAAGEDMVFEPQLVERSSVQAVEST